The following coding sequences lie in one Halorarum halophilum genomic window:
- a CDS encoding 5-formyltetrahydrofolate cyclo-ligase has protein sequence MEKQRLRERVWDALEESGEARFPFPPHGRIPNFAGADEACDRLTATDEWADANVLKCNPDAPQLPVRRTALRAGKTVYMAVPRLREEHPFLRLAPEEVSDIDEATTVSGSSKHGVPVGPDEVPHVDLVVSGSVAVTETGGRIGKGEGYADLEFAVLTELGAADADTTVAATVHERQVVVDDVELDAHDVPLDLICTPERTIRAERGARPDSVDWDALGEGKLSEIPVLQRLDPR, from the coding sequence ATGGAGAAACAGCGCCTCCGCGAGCGCGTCTGGGACGCCCTGGAGGAGAGCGGGGAGGCCCGGTTCCCGTTCCCCCCACACGGGAGGATTCCCAACTTCGCCGGCGCCGACGAGGCGTGCGACCGACTGACCGCGACCGACGAGTGGGCCGACGCGAACGTCCTGAAGTGCAATCCCGACGCCCCGCAGCTCCCGGTTCGCCGGACCGCGCTCCGCGCCGGCAAGACCGTTTACATGGCGGTCCCGCGCCTGCGCGAGGAGCACCCCTTTCTCCGGCTCGCGCCCGAGGAGGTGTCGGACATCGACGAGGCGACGACGGTGTCGGGGTCGTCGAAACACGGCGTCCCCGTGGGTCCCGACGAGGTCCCGCACGTCGACCTCGTCGTCTCCGGCAGCGTCGCCGTCACTGAAACCGGCGGGCGGATCGGGAAGGGGGAGGGGTACGCCGACCTGGAGTTCGCGGTGCTCACGGAGCTGGGCGCGGCCGACGCGGACACGACCGTCGCGGCGACCGTCCACGAGCGACAGGTCGTCGTCGACGACGTCGAACTGGACGCCCACGACGTTCCGCTCGACCTGATCTGTACCCCCGAGCGCACGATTCGGGCCGAACGTGGGGCGCGGCCCGACAGCGTAGACTGGGACGCGCTGGGCGAGGGGAAGCTCTCGGAGATTCCGGTGTTGCAGCGGCTCGACCCGCGCTGA
- a CDS encoding nuclear transport factor 2 family protein, translated as MSAEETARRYYETIDGDDYESLAALLRPEFTHYRPDRTLAGRETFVRFMREERPRTDTIHAIDAVYRDVDDVESIAGDNDDEAESDEVAVRGRLRAEDGRELFGFVDVFVFEGDAVAELITYTGSLEDR; from the coding sequence ATGAGCGCGGAGGAGACCGCCCGGCGCTACTACGAGACCATCGACGGCGACGACTACGAGTCGCTCGCGGCGCTCCTCCGCCCCGAGTTCACCCACTACCGCCCGGACCGGACGCTCGCCGGGCGCGAGACGTTCGTCCGGTTCATGCGCGAGGAGCGCCCGCGGACCGACACGATCCACGCGATCGACGCCGTCTATCGGGACGTCGACGACGTCGAGAGCATTGCCGGGGACAACGACGACGAAGCCGAGTCCGACGAGGTAGCGGTCCGCGGTCGCCTCCGTGCCGAGGACGGTCGGGAGCTGTTCGGGTTCGTCGACGTGTTCGTCTTCGAGGGCGACGCGGTCGCAGAGTTGATCACCTACACCGGCTCGCTCGAGGATCGATGA
- a CDS encoding TIGR03557 family F420-dependent LLM class oxidoreductase: MVELGYTLSSEEHPPSDLVGHAARAEELGFDFLSISDHFHPWVSQQGEAGFVWSTLGGVAHATDDIPVGVGVNCPIMRYHPVNVAQAAATVAEMLPGQFVFGVGTGELLNEHVVGEHWPPHAKRLEMLEEAVEIIRTLWEGGQRSYDGEHFTVENAQLFTLPEEPPPILVSAYGPAAARSAAEIGDGFWTVGPQDVVDTWEEAGGEGPRYTQLTVCYAEDESEAIETAHEWWPNSALPGELSSQLPTPVHFEQACQMVSEEDVAESSIITSPDPADHVESIEEAVDAGYDHVYVHQVGPDQDSFFEFYEEEVLPEFE, translated from the coding sequence ATGGTCGAACTCGGCTACACGCTCTCCAGCGAGGAGCATCCGCCGAGCGACTTGGTGGGCCACGCTGCCCGGGCCGAGGAACTGGGGTTCGACTTCCTCTCCATCTCGGACCACTTCCACCCCTGGGTGAGCCAGCAGGGCGAGGCCGGGTTCGTCTGGTCGACGCTCGGCGGGGTCGCGCACGCGACCGACGACATCCCCGTCGGCGTCGGCGTGAACTGCCCGATCATGCGCTACCACCCGGTCAACGTCGCGCAGGCGGCCGCGACCGTCGCCGAGATGCTGCCGGGGCAGTTCGTCTTCGGCGTCGGAACCGGCGAACTCCTCAACGAGCACGTCGTGGGGGAGCACTGGCCCCCACACGCGAAGCGGCTGGAGATGCTCGAGGAGGCGGTGGAGATCATCCGGACGCTCTGGGAGGGCGGACAGCGGAGCTACGACGGCGAGCACTTCACCGTCGAGAACGCGCAGCTGTTCACCCTGCCCGAGGAGCCGCCGCCGATCCTCGTCTCGGCGTACGGCCCGGCCGCCGCCCGCTCCGCCGCCGAGATCGGCGACGGGTTCTGGACGGTCGGCCCGCAGGACGTCGTCGACACCTGGGAGGAGGCGGGCGGCGAGGGGCCGCGATACACCCAGCTCACGGTCTGTTACGCCGAGGACGAGTCGGAGGCCATCGAGACCGCCCACGAGTGGTGGCCCAACTCGGCGCTACCGGGCGAACTAAGCTCCCAGCTTCCGACGCCCGTCCACTTCGAGCAGGCCTGTCAGATGGTCTCGGAGGAGGACGTCGCCGAGTCGAGCATCATCACCAGCCCCGACCCGGCGGACCACGTCGAGAGCATCGAGGAGGCGGTCGACGCGGGCTACGACCACGTGTACGTCCACCAGGTCGGCCCCGACCAGGACTCGTTCTTCGAGTTCTACGAGGAGGAGGTGCTCCCGGAGTTCGAGTGA
- a CDS encoding DUF5518 domain-containing protein, whose translation MVDWRAVGWGFVTFLAVALFGAGLPIVGQLGAGIVGGLVAGYLAGGGLLNGAVHGAVAGSLTGVAFVIVIALFGGLLGFAGGGPFGSVLAGTGVLVLGLLVTIVFAIDSAIAGAIGGAVAE comes from the coding sequence ATGGTTGACTGGCGCGCGGTCGGCTGGGGCTTCGTCACCTTCCTCGCGGTCGCACTCTTCGGCGCTGGACTCCCCATCGTCGGCCAGCTCGGCGCGGGCATCGTCGGCGGGCTCGTCGCCGGCTACCTCGCAGGCGGCGGGCTCCTCAACGGCGCGGTCCACGGCGCCGTCGCCGGGTCGCTCACCGGTGTCGCGTTCGTGATCGTCATCGCCCTCTTCGGCGGCCTCCTCGGGTTCGCGGGCGGCGGGCCGTTCGGCAGCGTCCTCGCCGGGACCGGCGTGCTGGTGCTCGGGCTCCTCGTGACGATCGTGTTCGCGATCGACTCGGCGATCGCGGGCGCCATCGGCGGGGCCGTCGCCGAGTGA
- a CDS encoding TIGR00341 family protein: protein MRLVQVMVPAGKRESVLSTLDEEGIDYVLSDETSGREYTAVVSFPLPTEAVEPMLQQLRDVGLERDAYTVVLNAETVISRRFEDLEKRYEEEDENGDRIAREELAARADEMAPELSTFVVMTAISAIVATAGLLLDSPAVVVGSMVIAPLVGPAMATSVGTVIDDADLFRQGVRLQVLGAVLAIASAALFAAVMRFANVVPPGTEVFTIGEVRERLAPDVLSLPIALGAGVAGALSISSGVSTALVGVMIAAALVPPTAVVGIGLAWGEPMTVSGSFLLVVVNFVSINFTALAVLWYKGYRPDRLFQLGDARSATVKHIAVLGVIILLSTTFLVGVTFASYQSATFEESATQEAAALVGDDGTVLDVEVAYGGYPFRQPTAVTVTVGHPRGEEPPELAQPLAASLADDAEAPFGIGGSANVTVRVRYIAAESATTGQETTGSTAGDVTAHAA from the coding sequence GTGCGACTCGTCCAGGTGATGGTCCCGGCGGGCAAGCGCGAGTCGGTCCTCTCGACGCTCGACGAGGAGGGGATCGACTACGTGCTCTCCGACGAGACCAGCGGTCGGGAGTACACCGCCGTCGTCTCGTTTCCGCTGCCGACGGAGGCCGTCGAGCCGATGCTGCAGCAGCTCCGGGACGTCGGGCTCGAACGGGACGCCTACACCGTCGTGCTCAACGCGGAAACCGTCATCTCCCGCCGGTTCGAGGACCTGGAGAAGCGCTACGAGGAGGAGGACGAGAACGGCGACCGCATCGCCCGCGAGGAGTTGGCCGCGCGGGCCGACGAGATGGCGCCGGAGCTGTCGACCTTCGTGGTGATGACGGCCATCAGCGCCATCGTGGCGACGGCAGGGTTGCTGCTCGACTCGCCGGCCGTCGTGGTGGGGTCGATGGTCATCGCGCCGCTCGTCGGCCCGGCGATGGCGACGAGCGTCGGTACGGTAATCGACGACGCCGACCTGTTCCGTCAGGGGGTCCGCCTCCAGGTACTCGGCGCGGTACTCGCGATCGCGAGCGCCGCGCTGTTCGCCGCGGTGATGCGGTTCGCGAACGTCGTCCCGCCCGGGACGGAGGTGTTCACCATCGGCGAGGTACGCGAGCGGCTGGCGCCCGACGTCCTCTCGCTGCCCATCGCGCTCGGCGCCGGCGTCGCCGGCGCGCTCTCGATCTCCTCGGGCGTCTCCACGGCGCTCGTCGGCGTGATGATCGCCGCCGCGCTGGTGCCCCCGACGGCGGTCGTGGGCATCGGACTCGCCTGGGGGGAGCCCATGACGGTCTCGGGTTCGTTCCTGCTGGTCGTCGTGAACTTCGTCTCCATCAACTTCACCGCGCTCGCCGTGCTCTGGTACAAGGGGTACCGCCCCGATCGACTCTTCCAACTCGGCGATGCCCGGTCGGCGACCGTGAAGCACATCGCCGTGCTCGGGGTCATCATCCTGCTCTCGACGACGTTCCTCGTCGGCGTCACCTTCGCCTCCTACCAGAGCGCGACGTTCGAGGAGTCGGCGACCCAGGAGGCGGCCGCGCTCGTCGGCGACGACGGAACCGTCCTCGACGTGGAGGTGGCGTACGGCGGGTACCCGTTCCGCCAGCCGACGGCGGTGACCGTGACGGTCGGCCACCCGCGCGGGGAGGAACCTCCGGAGCTCGCGCAACCGCTCGCCGCCAGCCTCGCGGACGACGCGGAGGCGCCCTTCGGGATCGGCGGCAGCGCGAACGTCACCGTCAGGGTCCGCTACATCGCCGCGGAGTCGGCGACCACCGGTCAGGAGACGACGGGGTCGACGGCTGGCGATGTGACGGCTCACGCGGCGTGA
- a CDS encoding BMP family lipoprotein: protein MSPNTDSDRRPSESSSRHPARSVDRRTFLSSGAAVIGGTALAGCMGGGDGNGDGNGGGDGGSGGDTTNIAIVSSPAGFDDNAFNDLALEGLQTAAEEHDIEINQVEETEQAQYQSTQSELAASGDYDLIVLVSYNHTEALSQNAADYPDQNWMLINDHVDEPNVAGYTWANHEMSYLAGVLGGTMTTQELSHEDSQTDPGSAQIGFVGGVDGSLINAFERSYVAGAEWVNSDVQVNVGYIGDYTDTDTAADIASSQYDDGADIVYHAAAAAGRGVFEAAQSNGRFAIGVDADQSQTLPDFQDVILGSAVKYINEGTREVAIAVAEDDFGSVSGASTLGLEQEAVDCVIGQAFEGELPDAVATNLEEAKQGIASGDIDVPCTAAGCN, encoded by the coding sequence ATGAGCCCGAACACGGATTCGGACCGAAGACCCTCTGAATCGTCCTCCAGGCACCCCGCGCGCTCGGTCGATCGGCGGACCTTCCTCTCGTCGGGCGCGGCCGTCATCGGCGGCACGGCGCTGGCCGGCTGCATGGGCGGCGGCGACGGTAACGGCGACGGCAACGGAGGCGGGGACGGCGGCTCCGGTGGCGACACCACGAACATCGCCATCGTCTCCAGCCCCGCCGGCTTCGACGACAACGCGTTCAACGACCTCGCGCTGGAGGGCCTCCAGACCGCGGCCGAGGAGCACGACATCGAGATCAACCAGGTCGAGGAGACCGAGCAGGCCCAGTACCAGTCGACCCAGTCGGAACTCGCCGCGAGCGGCGACTACGACCTCATCGTTCTGGTGTCGTACAACCACACGGAGGCGCTCTCCCAGAACGCCGCAGACTACCCCGACCAGAACTGGATGCTGATCAACGACCACGTCGACGAGCCGAACGTCGCCGGCTACACGTGGGCGAACCACGAGATGTCGTACCTCGCGGGCGTCCTCGGCGGGACGATGACGACCCAGGAGCTCTCCCACGAGGACAGCCAGACCGATCCGGGGAGCGCCCAGATCGGGTTCGTCGGCGGCGTCGACGGGTCGCTCATCAACGCGTTCGAGCGCTCGTACGTCGCCGGCGCGGAGTGGGTGAACTCCGACGTCCAGGTCAACGTCGGCTACATCGGCGACTACACCGACACGGACACGGCCGCCGACATCGCCAGCTCCCAGTACGACGACGGCGCGGACATCGTCTACCACGCCGCCGCGGCCGCGGGCCGTGGCGTGTTCGAGGCGGCCCAGAGCAACGGCCGCTTCGCCATCGGCGTCGACGCCGACCAGTCACAGACGCTACCGGACTTCCAGGACGTCATCCTCGGCTCAGCGGTGAAGTACATCAACGAGGGGACGCGGGAGGTCGCCATCGCGGTCGCGGAGGACGACTTCGGCTCGGTCTCCGGGGCGAGCACCCTCGGGCTCGAGCAGGAGGCGGTCGACTGCGTCATCGGCCAGGCGTTCGAGGGCGAGCTCCCTGACGCCGTCGCCACGAACCTCGAGGAGGCGAAGCAGGGGATCGCCTCCGGCGACATCGACGTGCCCTGCACCGCGGCCGGCTGCAACTGA
- a CDS encoding ABC transporter ATP-binding protein, whose protein sequence is MTGNPGSPAVRLDGITKRFGDVVANDGIDFTLERGSVHALLGENGSGKTTLMSVLYGLYNQDAGTITVDGEPRTFDSPRDAMDAGVGMIHQHFQLVGPMTVLQNVILGHEPTENGLVDESAARADVEAICDRYDFDVDEHLDERVVDLDLGVRQRVEIVKSLYRGADVLVLDEPTAVLTPQEVEGLIDVMTDLAAAGRSLVFITHKLDEALSVADEITVLRDGEAVGTVAADRTSEQELARMMVGREVLFDRRPRDTTPGDPVLRASDLRVTGDRGLERVTDVDLTVREGEILGVAGVQGNGQTELVEALTGLRPVDSGTVSFHGADITGSSRRERIRAGIAYIPEDRQTEGLVQDYDLVRNALLGNQTVEPYVSGGFIDWPAVREHAEEVVDEYDVQPPTVESEAASLSGGNQQKFIVGREIEHDPDVMVASHPTRGVDIGSIEFIHDRLLDLRDDGLAVLLVSSKLEEIQKLSDRIAVMYEGEFIDTVDPEDVTEEELGLLMAGRRLDDATAVEDSGTGSATVQDSEVEQ, encoded by the coding sequence ATGACCGGTAATCCAGGGTCGCCCGCCGTCAGGCTCGATGGGATCACCAAACGGTTCGGCGACGTCGTCGCGAACGACGGGATCGACTTCACGCTCGAGCGGGGGTCAGTCCACGCGCTCCTCGGGGAGAACGGCTCCGGCAAGACGACGCTCATGAGCGTCCTCTACGGGCTGTACAACCAGGACGCGGGCACCATCACCGTCGACGGCGAGCCCCGGACGTTCGACTCGCCCCGCGACGCGATGGACGCGGGCGTCGGCATGATCCACCAGCACTTCCAGCTCGTGGGGCCGATGACCGTCCTCCAGAACGTCATCCTCGGCCACGAACCGACGGAGAACGGCCTCGTGGACGAATCGGCCGCCCGGGCCGACGTCGAGGCGATCTGTGACCGCTACGACTTCGACGTCGACGAGCACCTCGACGAGCGCGTCGTGGACCTCGACCTGGGCGTGCGCCAGCGCGTCGAGATCGTCAAGAGCCTCTACCGCGGCGCGGACGTGCTCGTGCTCGACGAGCCGACGGCCGTGCTCACGCCCCAGGAGGTCGAGGGCCTGATCGACGTGATGACCGACCTCGCGGCGGCCGGCCGCTCGCTCGTCTTCATCACGCATAAGCTGGACGAGGCGCTGTCGGTCGCCGACGAGATCACGGTGCTCCGGGACGGCGAGGCCGTCGGCACCGTCGCCGCGGACCGTACCTCGGAGCAGGAACTCGCCCGGATGATGGTCGGCCGCGAGGTGCTGTTCGACCGTCGCCCACGCGATACGACGCCCGGCGACCCCGTCCTGCGGGCGAGCGACCTCCGGGTCACGGGCGACCGCGGCCTCGAGCGGGTCACAGACGTCGATCTCACCGTCCGCGAGGGCGAGATCCTCGGCGTCGCTGGCGTCCAGGGTAACGGCCAGACGGAACTGGTCGAGGCGCTCACCGGACTCCGCCCCGTCGACTCGGGGACCGTCAGTTTCCACGGGGCGGACATCACCGGGTCGAGCCGCCGGGAGCGCATCCGCGCCGGCATCGCCTACATCCCCGAGGACCGTCAGACGGAGGGACTTGTGCAGGACTACGACCTCGTCCGGAACGCGCTGCTCGGCAACCAGACAGTGGAGCCGTACGTCAGCGGGGGGTTCATCGACTGGCCGGCTGTCCGCGAGCACGCGGAGGAGGTCGTCGACGAGTACGACGTCCAGCCCCCGACTGTCGAGTCGGAGGCGGCGTCGCTCTCTGGCGGCAACCAGCAGAAGTTCATCGTCGGGCGCGAGATCGAACACGACCCGGACGTCATGGTCGCCTCGCACCCGACCCGCGGCGTCGACATCGGTTCCATCGAGTTCATCCACGACCGCCTGCTCGACCTGCGTGACGACGGGCTCGCGGTGCTGCTCGTCTCCTCGAAACTGGAGGAGATCCAGAAGCTGTCGGACCGCATCGCGGTGATGTACGAGGGCGAGTTCATCGATACGGTCGACCCCGAGGACGTGACCGAGGAGGAGCTCGGCCTGCTGATGGCCGGGCGTCGCCTCGACGACGCGACGGCCGTCGAAGACTCCGGGACCGGGTCCGCGACCGTCCAGGACTCCGAGGTGGAGCAGTGA
- a CDS encoding DUF367 family protein, with product MDLHVRYEGDDDPDKCTARKLARFDLAELHRSDRATPFGVVLNPHAERALSPADAAESNALVALDCSWESAGEARFSLPGEHRALPYLVAANPVNFGRPMRLTTVEALAAALRIFGEAEHAERILAKFTWGETFLEMNEEPLRRYSECADSSEVVAVQGEYLDR from the coding sequence GTGGACCTGCACGTCAGGTACGAGGGCGACGACGACCCCGACAAGTGCACGGCGCGGAAGCTCGCGCGGTTCGACCTCGCGGAGCTCCACCGGTCGGACCGCGCCACGCCGTTCGGGGTCGTGCTCAACCCGCACGCCGAGCGGGCGCTCTCGCCCGCCGACGCCGCGGAGTCGAACGCCCTCGTCGCGCTCGACTGCTCGTGGGAGTCGGCCGGGGAGGCGCGGTTCTCGCTCCCCGGCGAGCACCGGGCCCTCCCGTACCTCGTCGCCGCCAACCCCGTCAACTTCGGCCGCCCGATGCGGCTCACGACGGTCGAGGCGCTGGCGGCGGCGCTCCGGATCTTCGGCGAGGCGGAGCACGCCGAGCGGATCCTCGCGAAGTTCACCTGGGGCGAGACCTTCCTCGAGATGAACGAGGAGCCCCTCCGACGGTACAGCGAGTGTGCGGACTCGAGCGAGGTCGTCGCCGTCCAGGGGGAGTATCTCGACCGCTAA
- the engB gene encoding GTP-binding protein EngB — protein MTFEGRPDRDAEVVLVGRSNVGKSTLMRELTGHDFTTGKKPGVTRQPNHYDWAAEDFMFTDLPGFGFMSGVEADRREAIKTDLVRYVEDNAEHILAGVLVVDGKSVVDIIDRHTNEEEIPHDVELFSFLQDVDVPPVVAVNKMDKVDDRDERLNELCDRLGLYPPWQQWDHIVAPISAKRGSIEPLLEILRERFHEAKRDDLLKFVS, from the coding sequence ATGACCTTCGAGGGACGACCCGACCGCGACGCCGAGGTGGTGCTCGTCGGCCGGTCCAACGTCGGGAAGTCCACGTTGATGCGGGAGCTCACGGGCCACGACTTCACGACGGGGAAGAAACCCGGCGTGACCCGCCAGCCGAACCACTACGACTGGGCCGCGGAGGACTTCATGTTCACCGACCTCCCCGGCTTCGGCTTCATGTCCGGCGTCGAGGCGGACCGTCGGGAGGCGATCAAGACCGACCTGGTGCGGTACGTCGAGGACAACGCCGAGCACATCCTCGCGGGCGTGCTGGTGGTGGACGGCAAGAGCGTCGTCGACATCATCGACCGCCACACGAACGAGGAGGAGATCCCCCACGACGTGGAGCTGTTCTCGTTCCTCCAGGACGTGGACGTCCCGCCGGTCGTCGCCGTCAACAAGATGGACAAGGTGGACGACCGCGACGAGCGCCTGAACGAGCTGTGCGACCGGCTGGGGCTGTATCCGCCGTGGCAGCAGTGGGACCACATCGTCGCGCCCATTTCGGCGAAGCGCGGGAGCATCGAGCCCCTGCTGGAGATCCTGCGGGAACGGTTCCACGAGGCGAAGCGAGACGACCTGTTGAAGTTCGTCTCGTGA
- a CDS encoding ABC transporter permease, which translates to MLGASALQRLGIATASTALALAIGLVVVAAAGYDPGTFLADMFEGAFGDRNAIGRTLKFTTVFILVGVAVAVAFRAGVFNIGVQGQFIVGGFATVVSILWLAPLLPGGTVGGLALLALGTVAGVVAGGLYAALPGILKAYGGANEIITTIMLNFIAVGVVGYLVEGPLRGEGNRAPNTARIPEYVRLPSVVFDSPDFSIVGLAVALVVVGIVSVVMIRTRIGYDMVTSGHQEAAATFSGVDAGRTIVTTMTFSGMVAGVAGAVFAIMIQGYYSDPGGVATYGFDAIAVSLLAANNPLGVVPAALLFGGLDSAGTHIGINSDVPPQLIDGVVGLVVLFVAAPELFRMAARRTGLGGESR; encoded by the coding sequence ATGCTGGGGGCGAGCGCGCTCCAGCGCCTCGGCATCGCGACTGCGTCCACGGCGCTCGCGCTGGCCATCGGTCTGGTCGTCGTCGCCGCGGCCGGCTACGACCCCGGGACGTTCCTCGCGGACATGTTCGAGGGCGCGTTCGGCGACCGGAACGCGATCGGTCGGACGCTGAAGTTCACGACGGTCTTCATCCTCGTCGGCGTCGCCGTCGCCGTCGCGTTCCGTGCCGGCGTGTTCAACATCGGCGTCCAGGGCCAGTTCATCGTCGGCGGCTTCGCCACCGTAGTCTCCATCCTCTGGCTCGCGCCGCTGCTGCCAGGCGGTACCGTCGGCGGCCTCGCGCTGCTCGCACTCGGCACGGTCGCCGGCGTCGTCGCGGGCGGCCTCTACGCCGCGCTCCCTGGGATCCTGAAGGCGTACGGCGGCGCGAACGAGATCATCACGACCATCATGCTGAACTTCATCGCGGTCGGCGTCGTCGGCTACCTCGTCGAGGGACCGCTCCGCGGCGAGGGGAACCGCGCGCCCAACACTGCCCGCATCCCCGAGTACGTTCGGCTCCCCTCGGTCGTCTTCGACAGCCCCGACTTCTCGATCGTGGGACTGGCGGTCGCGCTCGTCGTCGTCGGTATCGTCTCGGTCGTCATGATCCGGACGCGGATCGGCTACGACATGGTGACGAGCGGCCACCAGGAGGCGGCCGCGACGTTCTCCGGCGTCGACGCCGGGCGGACCATCGTCACGACGATGACGTTCTCCGGAATGGTGGCCGGCGTCGCGGGCGCGGTCTTCGCCATCATGATCCAGGGCTACTACAGCGATCCGGGCGGCGTGGCGACGTACGGCTTCGACGCTATCGCCGTGAGCCTGCTCGCCGCGAACAACCCGCTGGGCGTCGTCCCCGCCGCGCTCCTGTTCGGCGGACTCGACTCCGCGGGCACCCACATCGGCATCAACAGCGACGTCCCCCCGCAGCTGATCGACGGGGTCGTCGGGCTCGTCGTCCTGTTCGTCGCCGCCCCGGAGCTGTTTCGGATGGCGGCCCGGCGGACGGGCCTCGGGGGTGAGAGCCGATGA
- a CDS encoding ABC transporter permease — translation MSVAGYVERNRLGIGGAVAVVLLALVLAVALDLPVAAIVTVGFVERALQAATPIALAAIGGLYAEKSGVFNIGLEGFMILGAANAAAFVWLLGGESPTQGDLWLAILAAVLVSLVYTLLFAVLLIRYRADQIVAGLAVWFIGLGFGPFSAVLLWGSRNSPGLVRVNDVTVPVLADLPLLGPVLFDTSPLVLATAVVAVVAWVVLYRTRYGYWVQAAGENPEALATAGVSVRRVRYASVLFSGAMAGLAGAVLLAHAGSFTGTGDTMVNGRGWIGIVAYLFGNYNPVGAAAAALLFGGLDMLQIQFQTAGIELPNRLVNLFPYVAVVVVLTVWGSTRMPSAVGEPYESEE, via the coding sequence ATGAGCGTCGCGGGTTACGTCGAGCGGAACCGGCTCGGGATCGGGGGCGCCGTCGCGGTGGTCCTGCTGGCGCTGGTACTCGCCGTCGCGCTCGACCTCCCGGTCGCTGCCATCGTGACGGTCGGGTTCGTCGAGCGGGCGCTCCAGGCGGCCACGCCCATCGCGCTGGCGGCCATCGGCGGGCTGTACGCCGAGAAGAGCGGCGTGTTCAACATCGGCCTCGAGGGGTTCATGATCCTCGGGGCGGCGAACGCGGCGGCGTTCGTCTGGCTGCTCGGCGGCGAGTCGCCGACGCAGGGCGACCTCTGGCTCGCCATCCTCGCCGCGGTCCTGGTGAGCCTGGTGTACACGCTGCTGTTCGCCGTGCTGCTCATCCGGTACCGGGCGGACCAGATCGTCGCCGGCCTCGCCGTCTGGTTCATCGGGCTCGGGTTCGGCCCGTTCTCGGCGGTACTGCTGTGGGGCAGCCGGAACAGCCCGGGGCTGGTGAGGGTGAACGACGTGACGGTGCCGGTGCTCGCGGACCTGCCGCTGCTCGGCCCGGTGCTGTTCGACACCTCGCCGCTGGTGCTGGCCACGGCCGTCGTCGCCGTCGTCGCCTGGGTGGTGCTGTACCGGACCCGGTACGGCTACTGGGTCCAGGCGGCCGGCGAGAACCCCGAGGCGCTGGCCACGGCGGGCGTGAGCGTCAGGCGCGTCCGCTACGCGTCGGTGCTCTTCTCGGGCGCGATGGCCGGCCTGGCCGGCGCGGTGCTGCTCGCACACGCCGGGTCGTTCACCGGGACGGGCGACACGATGGTCAACGGCCGCGGCTGGATCGGCATCGTCGCGTACCTGTTCGGCAACTACAACCCCGTCGGGGCCGCGGCCGCCGCGCTCCTGTTCGGGGGGCTGGACATGCTGCAGATCCAGTTCCAGACGGCCGGCATCGAACTGCCGAACCGGCTGGTGAACCTGTTTCCGTACGTCGCCGTCGTCGTGGTGCTGACGGTCTGGGGCTCGACGCGGATGCCCTCTGCCGTCGGCGAACCGTACGAGAGCGAGGAGTAG